The following are encoded together in the Tripterygium wilfordii isolate XIE 37 chromosome 3, ASM1340144v1, whole genome shotgun sequence genome:
- the LOC119995361 gene encoding protein NRT1/ PTR FAMILY 3.1-like codes for MELGTGNKSLTENGEEKNREDDDKKKKQLGGIKTMPFILANEVCDRFATTGFHANMITYLTQQLNLPLVKASNTLTNFGGTASFTPLIGALIADSCAGRFWTITFGSIIYELGLVSITLSAVLPHLHPPPCPTQVNCKEASSTQLWFLYISLLLTSLGTGGIRPNVVTFAADQIDMSKSGVQSRSWNFFNWYYFCMGLSTLTALTVVVYIQDNVGWGWGLGIPTIAFALSILAFLFGAPLYNKLKPGGSPLVRLAQVIVAAVKKMKSKVPEDSKLLYENRELDAFISVHGRLLHTNQFTWLDKASILTECEASDRNPPNLWRLATVHRVEELKSIIQMLPIWAAGILLVTAGSHQQSFVIQQARTMDRHLSHSFQIPPASLSIFSILIMLTGLALYERLFVSFVCRFTGNPSGITCLQRMGIGFMVNIVATVVSSLIEMK; via the exons ATGGAGTTAGGCACAGGCAACAAGAGCTTGACAGAAAATGGAGAGgagaaaaacagagaagatGATGACAAGAAGAAAAAGCAGCTTGGGGGGATCAAAACAATGCCCTTTATCCTTG CAAATGAAGTATGTGACAGATTTGCAACAACTGGGTTTCATGCGAACATGATAACATACCTAACACAGCAGCTCAACTTGCCTCTAGTGAAGGCCTCCAACACTCTGACCAACTTTGGTGGAACCGCCAGCTTCACTCCGCTAATTGGTGCACTCATTGCTGACTCTTGTGCTGGCAGGTTTTGGACCATCACCTTTGGTTCCATTATCTATGAactg GGACTTGTTAGTATCACTTTATCAGCAGTGCTACCACATCTTCATCCCCCGCCATGTCCAACTCAAGTTAACTGCAAAGAAGCATCATCTACCCAACTATGGTTCCTGTACATCTCCCTCCTCCTCACCTCTCTTGGCACTGGTGGAATTAGGCCTAATGTTGTCACCTTCGCTGCCGACCAAATCGACATGTCCAAATCAGGTGTTCAATCTAGAAGCTGGAACTTCTTCAACTGGTACTACTTCTGTATGGGATTGTCAACTCTCACTGCCTTAACTGTTGTGGTTTATATACAAGACAATGTGGGTTGGGGCTGGGGTCTTGGTATTCCTACCATTGCTTTTGCTTTGTCAATTTTAGCATTTCTATTTGGTGCTCCTCTTTATAATAAATTGAAGCCAGGAGGGAGTCCCTTAGTTAGACTGGCTCAAGTGATTGTTGCTGCTGTGAAGAAGATGAAATCTAAGGTGCCAGAGGATTCAAAGCTTCTTTATGAAAATAGAGAACTTGATGCTTTCATTTCTGTTCATGGAAGACTCCTACACACCAATCAATTCAC GTGGCTTGACAAAGCTTCAATTTTAACAGAGTGTGAAGCAAGCGATAGAAACCCACCAAATCTATGGAGGCTAGCAACAGTCCACAGAGTGGAGGAGCTAAAATCGATTATCCAAATGCTGCCTATTTGGGCTGCAGGAATCCTGCTTGTCACAGCTGGTTCGCATCAGCAAAGCTTTGTAATCCAACAAGCTCGAACGATGGATCGTCACTTATCCCACTCTTTCCAAATCCCACCAGCCAGTTTATCCATATTTAGCATCCTAATCATGCTCACCGGTCTTGCCCTCTACGAACgcctttttgtttcctttgtttGTCGATTCACTGGAAACCCATCAGGCATTACTTGTCTACAAAGAATGGGAATTGGATTCATGGTTAACATTGTTGCTACCGTTGTTTCATCTCTCATTGAGATGAAATGA
- the LOC119995362 gene encoding probable carboxylesterase 15: MQRNSGTDYRVKNQFHKTIMVSGKKIVEVVPGWLRVFEDGTVDRTWTGPTEAEFMTKPVPPHEDFIDGVAVRDVAIDPNQGFAVRIYIPERNRDIQDQEKLPIILHFHGGGFCISRPDWFMYYNFYTKLVRSAQVVCVSVFLRLAPEYRLPTACKDGFAAFLWLMSVALGECPEPWLDNFADFGRVFLIGDSTGGNIVHHVAARAGAMNTEPVKLAGGIAIHPGFQRAEPSKSFLELPETPLLTRDMISKFMALALPKGCTMDHPIICPMGPDAPSLAGLKLPPMMVVVAEKDLLRDTELEYCEAMKEAGKEVEVLINEGMGHSFYFDKIAVDNDPETADQTTKLIEGIKSFIDRH; this comes from the coding sequence ATGCAAAGAAATAGTGGTACAGACTACAGAGTCAAGAATCAATTTCACAAGACTATAATGGTTTCCGGCAAGAAAATCGTCGAGGTGGTTCCAGGTTGGCTCCGGGTCTTCGAAGACGGAACGGTTGACCGGACATGGACCGGACCAACGGAGGCCGAGTTCATGACAAAACCCGTTCCTCCACATGAAGACTTCATAGATGGCGTGGCTGTTCGTGACGTCGCCATTGATCCAAACCAAGGTTTTGCTGTCCGGATTTACATCCCGGAAAGGAATAGAGATATCCAAGATCAGGAAAAGCTGCCAATCATACTCCATTTCCACGGCGGCGGCTTCTGCATAAGCCGACCAGACTGGTTTATGTACTACAACTTCTACACAAAACTTGTGCGCTCGGCTCAAGTCGTATGCGTCTCCGTTTTCCTCCGCCTGGCTCCCGAGTACCGGCTCCCCACGGCTTGTAAAGACGGCTTCGCTGCTTTCCTCTGGCTCATGTCCGTCGCTCTAGGCGAATGTCCCGAGCCATGGCTAGACAACTTCGCTGATTTTGGGCGAGTATTCTTGATCGGAGATAGCACCGGAGGAAACATAGTCCACCACGTTGCGGCTCGGGCTGGAGCCATGAATACTGAGCCGGTTAAGCTAGCTGGTGGAATTGCTATCCACCCCGGCTTTCAACGAGCCGAGCCGAGCAAGTCGTTTTTAGAATTACCTGAAACACCCTTGCTAACACGTGACATGATTAGTAAGTTCATGGCACTGGCGTTACCTAAGGGTTGTACCATGGACCACCCAATCATTTGCCCAATGGGGCCGGACGCGCCGTCACTGGCGGGACTGAAGCTTCCGccaatgatggtggtggtggcggagaAGGATTTGCTCCGGGACACGGAATTGGAGTACTGTGAGGCAATGAAGGAGGCTGGGAAGGAAGTTGAGGTTTTGATTAATGAAGGAATGGGCCATAGTTTCTATTTTGATAAGATTGCTGTGGATAACGATCCAGAAACTGCTGATCAAACCACTAAGTTGATTGAAGGGATTAAAAGCTTTATTGATAGGCATTGA
- the LOC119989911 gene encoding psbP domain-containing protein 6, chloroplastic translates to MASVSLTPISPISSTSRSPRPPLKTTAAATTALHQNRGQFTLSSRRDMLKRLGLAILPLILVKEPPHSDAAREVEVGTYLPPLPSDPSFVVFKASPKDTPALRAGNVQPYQFVLPPTWKQARVANILSGNYCQPKCAEPWVEVKFEDENQGKVQVVASPLIRLTNKPNASIEEIGSPERLISSLGPFVTGNSYDPDELLETSTENLGDQTYYKYVLETPFALTGTHNLAKATAKGNTVVLFVVSANDKQWQSSQKILKAMLDSFQV, encoded by the exons ATGGCGTCTGTCTCTCTGACCCCAATCTCCCCAATTTCCTCAACCTCTCGATCACCAAGACCTCCACTCAAAACCACTGCCGCAGCAACAACGGCATTGCACCAAAATCGCGGTCAATTCACTCTCAGTAGCAGGAGAGACATGTTGAAAAGACTCGGACTCGCAATTTTGCCATTGATTCTAGTGAAGGAACCTCCACATTCAGACGCCGCAAGAGAGGTTGAGGTTGGCACCTACCTCCCTCCGTTGCCGTCGGACCCTTCCTTCGTCGTTTTCAAAGCCTCTCCGAAGGACACCCCCGCTCTTCGCGCTG GGAATGTGCAGCCCTATCAGTTTGTCCTCCCACCGACTTGGAAACAGGCACGTGTGGCCAACATACTATCAGGGAATTATTGCCAACCAAAGTGTGCAGAGCCTTGGGTGGAGGTGAAGTTTGAAGACGAAAACCAGGGAAAAGTGCAGGTGGTGGCGTCTCCTTTGATACGCCTGACCAACAAACCAAATGCATCAATAGAGGAAATTGGAAGCCCTGAAAGGTTGATTTCATCTCTTGGCCCTTTTGTCACTGGAAACTCATATGATCCAGATGAGCTCTTGGAAACATCAACCGAGAACCTTGGTGATCAGACG TATTATAAATATGTGCTTGAAACACCCTTTGCTTTGACTGGTACACACAATCTTGCCAAGGCAACAGCAAAGGGAAACACCGTCGTCTTATTTGTGGTCAGTGCAaatgataagcagtggcaatcaTCCCAGAAGATTCTGAAGGCAATGCTGGATTCGTTTCAAGTGTAA
- the LOC119995383 gene encoding exocyst complex component SEC15A-like — MDGKMKRRTVMENGDTGEDLVLATLIGNGDDVGPLVRHAFEMGRPEALLHQLKNVVKKKEVEIEELCKSHYEEFILAVDELRGVLVDAEELKGELASDNFRLQEVGSALLIKLEELLESYSIKKNVTEAIKMSKICVQVLELCAKCNNHISEGQFYPALKIVDLIEKNYLENIPIRAVNLVIEKRIPIIKSHIEKKVTSQFNEWLVHIRSSAKDIGQTAIGHAASARQRDEEMLERQRKAEEQNVLGSGDFAYTLDVEEIDEDSLLKFDLTPLYRANHIHACLGLQEQFREYYYKNRLLQLNSDLQIASAQPFVESYQTFLAQIAGHFIVEDRVHGTAGGLLSADQLETMWETAVTKMTSVLGGQFSHMDSATHLLLVKDYVTLLGATLRQYGYEVRPVLEALDNSRDKYHELLLEECRQQIVNILAQDTYEQMVMKKDTDYESNVLSFYLQSSDIMPAFPYIAPFSSMVPDACRIVRSFIKGSVDYLSYGVHANFYDVVRKYLNKLLIDVLNEAVLNAIHGGAIGVSQAMQIAANISVLERACDFFIRHAAQLCGIPVRSVERPQASLTAKVVLKTSRDAAYMALLNLVNNKLDEFMALTENINWTSEEMSQHANEYINEVVIYLDTILSTAQQILPLEALYKVGSGALEHISNSIVAAFLSESVKRFNANAVMTINSDLKTLEIFADDRFLSTGLSEIYNEGSFRSCLIEARQLINLLSSSQPENFMNPVIRGKNYNALDHKKVASICEKFKDSPDSIFGSLSSRNTKQSARKKSMDMLKKRLKDAN; from the coding sequence ATGGATGGAAAAATGAAAAGGAGAACTGTCATGGAGAATGGGGACACAGGGGAAGATTTAGTCCTTGCAACTTTGATTGGTAATGGTGACGATGTGGGTCCTCTTGTGAGGCATGCATTTGAAATGGGGAGGCCAGAAGCCCTCCTTCACCAGCTTAAGAATGTTGTTAAGAAGAAAGAAGTTGAAATTGAGGAGTTATGCAAGTCCCATTATGAAGAATTCATTCTTGCAGTGGATGAGCTTCGGGGCGTGTTGGTTGATGCTGAGGAGCTTAAAGGTGAGCTTGCGAGTGACAATTTCAGGTTGCAAGAAGTTGGGAGTGCTCTTCTTATCAAACTTGAAGAGCTTCTAGAATCTTACTCGATCAAAAAGAATGTGACTGAAGCTATAAAGATGTCCAAGATTTGTGTACAAGTGCTGGAACTCTGTGCTAAGTGTAACAATCATATTTCTGAAGGCCAGTTCTACCCTGCATTGAAAATTGTGGATCTGATAGAGAAAAATTATCTGGAGAATATCCCCATCAGGGCCGTCAATTTGGTCATAGAAAAGAGAATTCCAATAATAAAATCACATATCGAGAAGAAAGTAACTAGTCAATTTAACGAATGGCTAGTTCATATAAGAAGTTCTGCGAAGGATATTGGGCAAACCGCAATTGGTCATGCTGCATCAGCTCGTCAGAGAGACGAAGAGATGCTGGAGAGACAGAGGAAAGCAGAAGAACAGAATGTTTTGGGGTCGGGGGATTTTGCATACACTTTAGACGTTgaagaaattgatgaagattctCTTTTGAAGTTTGATCTTACGCCTCTTTATCGAGCAAATCACATCCATGCTTGCCTCGGCCTCCAAGAACAGTTTCGTGAATATTACTATAAAAATCGGCTATTGCAGCTCAATTCGGATTTACAAATCGCTTCAGCACAACCATTTGTTGAATCTTATCAGACGTTTTTGGCTCAAATTGCAGGCCACTTCATAGTCGAGGATCGGGTCCACGGTACTGCTGGGGGGCTTTTGTCAGCTGATCAGCTTGAGACAATGTGGGAAACAGCTGTAACTAAAATGACGTCGGTGTTGGGGGGACAGTTTTCTCATATGGATTCTGCCACCCATCTTCTCCTGGTTAAGGATTATGTGACTCTTCTAGGGGCAACTCTTAGACAATATGGTTATGAAGTGAGGCCAGTTCTTGAGGCCCTTGACAATAGCCGAGACAAATACCATGAGCTTCTTTTGGAAGAGTGTCGACAGCAAATTGTTAATATTCTTGCACAAGACACCTACGAGCAGATGGTGATGAAAAAGGACACTGATTATGAGAGTAATGTTCTGTCATTTTATCTCCAGTCCTCTGATATAATGCCGGCCTTCCCATACATTGCACCATTTTCCTCTATGGTTCCTGATGCCTGCCGCATTGTTAGATCCTTCATCAAGGGGTCTGTTGATTATTTGTCTTATGGGGTGCATGCCAATTTTTACGACGTTGTGAGAAAGTATTTGAACAAGCTCTTAATTGACGTACTAAATGAAGCTGTCCTTAACGCAATTCATGGTGGTGCAATTGGTGTTTCTCAAGCAATGCAAATTGCTGCTAACATATCAGTTCTTGAAAGAGCTTGTGATTTTTTTATTCGGCATGCAGCACAACTTTGTGGAATCCCTGTCCGATCAGTTGAGAGGCCCCAAGCTAGTTTAACAGCCAAGGTGGTCTTAAAAACTTCAAGGGATGCCGCTTATATGGCTCTGTTGAATTTGGTGAACAATAAGTTAGATGAGTTCATGGCACTCACAGAAAATATCAATTGGACATCTGAGGAGATGTCCCAACATGCTAATGAGTATATAAATGAGGTGGTTATTTACCTTGACACCATATTGTCAACTGCACAGCAAATACTGCCCTTGGAAGCTTTGTACAAGGTTGGGAGTGGAGCTCTGGAGCATATATCCAATTCTATTGTGGCAGCTTTTCTTAGTGAGAGTGTTAAGAGGTTCAATGCTAATGCGGTCATGACTATCAATAGTGATTTGAAGACGTTAGAAATATTTGCTGATGATAGGTTTCTCAGCACTGGCTTAAGTGAGATTTACAACGAAGGCAGTTTTAGAAGCTGCTTGATAGAGGCACGACAGTTGATAAACCTTTTGTCTAGCAGCCAGCCAGAAAACTTCATGAATCCTGTAATAAGAGGGAAGAACTACAATGCCTTGGATCATAAGAAGGTGGCTAGCATCTGTGAGAAATTCAAGGATTCTCCTGATAGTATCTTTGGGAGCCTTTCTAGCAGAAATACGAAGCAAAGTGCTCGGAAGAAATCAATGGATATGCTGAAGAAAAGACTGAAGGATGCTAACTGA